A region from the Methanothrix sp. genome encodes:
- a CDS encoding translation initiation factor IF-2 subunit gamma encodes MPKPEVNIGMVGHVDHGKTTLVRALSGVWTDQHSEEIKRGISIRLGYADATFRKCPSCPAPDCYTVDEVCKHCGSQTTVLRTVSFVDSPGHETLMATMLCGAAIMDGAVLVIAANEPCPQPQTKEHLMALNITGIDKIVIVQNKIDLVSKEEVLEHYRQIKAFVKGTVAENAPVVPISAQQNINIDMVIQAIEEVIPTPSRDTKKPPLLKIARSFDVNRPGASVENLIGGVVGGSLSQGVLRKGDKLEIVPGRLVEAEGKKQWVPIQTKVTNLRAGGEDVAEVTPGGLIGVGTNLDPAITKSDNLVGQVAGAPGKLPPVWHSFVMDMKLLDRVVGSTEEAAVEPIHTSEPLMLNVGTATTVGVVTSARESGQVQVQLKRPVCAEVGDRVAVSRRIGARWRLIGVGTIVS; translated from the coding sequence TTGCCAAAACCGGAAGTTAACATAGGCATGGTCGGCCATGTGGACCATGGGAAGACCACACTGGTCAGGGCACTGTCCGGCGTATGGACCGATCAGCACAGCGAGGAGATAAAGAGAGGCATATCGATAAGGCTTGGCTATGCCGATGCTACCTTCAGGAAGTGCCCGAGCTGCCCAGCGCCAGACTGCTACACAGTGGACGAGGTCTGCAAGCACTGCGGATCCCAAACCACCGTTCTCAGAACGGTCTCCTTTGTGGACTCCCCCGGCCACGAGACCCTCATGGCCACAATGCTCTGCGGGGCTGCGATAATGGACGGGGCGGTGCTGGTTATAGCGGCCAACGAGCCATGCCCCCAGCCCCAGACGAAAGAGCATCTCATGGCCCTGAACATAACAGGGATAGACAAGATAGTCATCGTGCAGAACAAGATAGATCTAGTCTCGAAGGAGGAGGTGCTGGAGCACTACAGGCAGATAAAGGCCTTTGTCAAGGGCACGGTTGCTGAGAACGCTCCTGTGGTGCCGATATCGGCTCAGCAGAACATAAACATAGACATGGTGATCCAGGCGATAGAGGAGGTCATCCCCACTCCATCGAGAGACACCAAGAAGCCGCCGCTGCTTAAGATAGCGAGATCCTTCGATGTCAACCGCCCAGGAGCATCTGTCGAGAACCTGATCGGCGGAGTAGTCGGCGGCTCCCTGAGCCAGGGCGTGCTCCGGAAGGGCGACAAGCTCGAGATAGTACCCGGCAGGCTGGTCGAGGCGGAGGGCAAGAAGCAGTGGGTTCCGATACAGACCAAGGTGACGAACCTGAGAGCTGGAGGGGAGGACGTCGCAGAGGTCACCCCTGGAGGTCTGATCGGCGTCGGAACAAACCTCGACCCTGCGATAACGAAGAGCGACAATCTGGTTGGACAGGTGGCGGGCGCTCCTGGGAAGCTTCCTCCCGTGTGGCACAGCTTCGTCATGGACATGAAGCTCCTGGACAGGGTGGTTGGGTCCACGGAGGAGGCTGCTGTCGAGCCGATACACACAAGCGAGCCTCTGATGCTCAACGTGGGCACGGCGACTACTGTGGGAGTTGTCACGAGCGCGAGGGAGAGCGGCCAGGTCCAGGTACAGCTCAAGAGGCCGGTGTGCGCAGAGGTTGGGGACAGGGTTGCGGTCAGCAGGCGCATCGGGGCCAGATGGCGTCTGATCGGGGTCGGAACCATAGTCTCCTAG
- a CDS encoding PIN domain-containing protein — translation MKVLLDTNALMMPEQFGVDIFSELERLGYFEYMVPTAVIRELKAIAKLADRGRDKRAASVALGLLSRCRILDADGDADDVLERLASETGAAVLTGDKELRKRLSKRGITVIYLRQSQYLEIDAQGRF, via the coding sequence TTGAAGGTTCTCCTGGATACAAACGCGCTGATGATGCCTGAGCAGTTCGGTGTCGATATATTCTCGGAGCTCGAGAGGCTGGGGTACTTCGAGTACATGGTGCCAACAGCTGTGATCAGGGAGCTCAAGGCGATCGCGAAGCTTGCAGACAGAGGAAGAGACAAGCGCGCTGCAAGCGTCGCGCTCGGCCTCCTCTCCAGATGCAGGATCCTGGATGCGGATGGAGATGCGGATGATGTCCTGGAGAGGCTTGCATCCGAGACCGGAGCCGCGGTGCTCACAGGCGATAAGGAGCTCAGGAAAAGGTTATCTAAGAGAGGCATCACGGTTATCTACCTGCGCCAGAGCCAGTACCTCGAGATCGATGCGCAGGGGAGGTTCTGA